In Pseudomonas sp. PDNC002, the DNA window CTGATGCAGTCGCGCCTGGGCTTCGGCTACCAGACGCAGGTGCAGAACTTCACCTGGGCCGGTAACCGCAGCTCGCAGAACGTCATCGCCAGCGCGCCGGGCAGCAGCGGCCAGTACGTAGTGCTGGGCGCTCACTACGACACCTACTTCGGCCGGCCCACCCTGCAGGGCCTGGACGACAACGGTTCCGGCGCAGCCGTACTGACGGAAATCGCCCGCAACCTCGGAGGCATCGAGCTGGAGAACGGCCTGGAAGTGGTCGGCTTCGGTGCGGAAGAGGAAGGGCTGCGCGGCTCCCGTGCTTACGTCGCGTCCCTCAGCGACGAGCAACGCAGCAACTTGCTGGGCATGATCAACCTCGACAGCCTGATCACCGGCGACAAGATGTACGCCCACGCCGGCGCCAACAGCGTCGATAACCCAGCGCTGGGCGCGTACCGCGATCAACTCCTGCGCATTGCCCAGGAACTTAAGATCCCGCTGTTCACCAACCCCGGCCTGAACGAGGAATACACTGCCGGCACCGGTTGCTGCAGCGACGGCGAAAGTTTCGAGGGCCTGAACGTCCCGGTGCTGTTCATCGAGGCCACCAACTGGGAGCTGGGCGACCTGGACGGCTATCAGCAGACCGACAACCCCGCCATCCCCGGCGGCGCCACCTGGCACAACCCGGCGCTGGACAATGAGCAGGTGCTTACCGGCGCCTTCGGCCAGGAGCGCATCGACCAGCGCCTGCGTGACTTCTCCCGCCTGCTCACGCGCCTGGTGCTGGAATTGACCAACGCCGACCTGCTCGCCTCCACCGCCTCCGGCGGCGCCATGGCGCGGCAGATGGAAGACCAGCTGCAGCGCCAGCACCTGGCCCTGACCCGCCTGCACGACCGCCGCTGGCTCACCCTGCTGGGCAGCTCACGCCCGGTCGGCAGCTTCGATGGCGCCGTCGGCGTGGAAGGTGAAACGACCCCCGAGAGCGGTTTCGACATGCCCGGCGACCCCCGCTCGCACCGCGCCGGGGTCAACCTGCTGGGTGACTACCGCGCCAGCGAGGCCGTGACCGTCGGCGGCAGCCTGAGCTTCCAGCGCAGCCGCGACAACCTCGACCACAGCGCCCGCCTCGAAGCGGAAACCTGGCAACTGGGCCTCTACGGCCTGCTCAACGACGGCGGCCCGGCCTGGCTGGGCGGCGAACTGAGCGCCGGCTACGCCGATTTCGACAGCAAGCGCGCGGTGTACCTGAAGGCGAAGAATGGTCCCGTCCTGCTCGACCAGCGCATCGATGGCGACACCAACGCCTGGTTCTGGGGCGCGCGCGTCGACGGCGGCTATGACTTCGATCTAGCCGGCATCAAGACCGGGCCGCAGGGCGGGCTCGACTATGTGCACTATAAAATCGACGACTTCGACGAAGACGACGACCTGCGCACCGCGCTGGGCTACGAGAAGCAGGACTACGACTCACTGGAAGCCAGCCTTGGCTGGGGCCTGCGTGGCGAGCTGCCGCTGGGCAACCGCATGGCCGTGCAACCCTACGCCAGCGTGCGCTGGGTGAAGGAGCTGGCCGACGGCCGCCTGGACGATATCGCGCTGACCGCCCTGGGCGATGGCCGCACCCGCGTCGCCGATCTGGGCGATGTGGACAAGGACTTCGGCCGCGCTCAGGTCGGCGCCCTGCTGGCAGTCACCGAGCAGTTGGGCGTGTTCGCCGAAGCCAACTCGCGCTTCGCCCATAGCGAAGGTAGCCAGGCATCGTATTCCCTCGGCGTGCAATGGCAGTTCTGATCGCGGAAAAGCGAGGCGCCCTCAGTGCGCCTCGCGCTTCTTGAACACGTAGAAAAGATTGGGCTCGCTGACCAGGTACAGCGTGCCCTGGTCGTCCATGGCGATGCCCTCGGCCTGCGGCACGCTGCGCCGCAGGCCCTGCATGCCGCGCAGCAACGACAGCGAGCTGATCGGCTCGCCATCGGCGCTCAGCTCCAGCACCAGGCGGGACTCGTCCGACAGCGCCAGCAGATGGCCGCTGCGTTCGTCGTACTGCAGGCTGGAGAGGTCACGGACGAACAGGTTGCGGTTGTGCTTGAGATCTTCCACCACATGCACGGCGATGGGCTGCTCCGACTGTTCGTAGGGGAAGCCGCGCACCTCGTAGATATGCACCGGCTTGCGCTCCTTGGCGACGAACAGGCGCTTTCCTACCGAGTCATAGGCCAGCCCCTCGAAGCCACTGTTGCCACCGCGCCCAAGGGCCAGGGCGAGTTGCTGGGCGTCTTCGACGTGCAATTCCGTCGTGTCGTCGTGCAGCTCGACACGGATCAGTCGCTGGTGGGTTTCATCGCTGATCACATAGACGTTGCGGCTGATGTATTCGATGGCCTCGGTATCGCCGAAGCCGTGCAGCTCGATCTTGCGCAGCACCTTGCCTTCGAGTGACAGCTCGACGAGCTCGTTCTGCTTGTTGGTGACGGTGAAGAGAGTCTGTCGGTCCGGGTCGTAGGTCAGCGCCGAGACATTTTCCTCCAGCCCCTCGATCGGCTGCGCCTCCAGCACCACGCGATAGTCGGGCAGCCAGATGGACTTGTCCTGCCACAGCGCGGCATGGCGCCACTCGTTGTACTTGAACCAGGCGCGCTCGTAGACGCGGAAGCTCTGGCCCAGCGCGAGCAGCAGGGCCAAGGCGAGCAGCGCCAGCAGCAGGAACAGACGACGGGGCTTGAGCAGACGACGCATGGAGGACTCGGGATGGGATTGGCGTGGCAGATTGGCAGCAGCGCCTGAAGCCAAACTTAAAGGCCACCAGGGGTTGCGGGCAGGCTAGAGTCAGGTTAGCGCAAGTCTGTCCTGTGTTTCTTTTGCAAGAGGCTGCAAGAGGCGTATCGATGGCCCAGCATCTGCTCCCCGAACAACGCCAGCAGGCCACCCTGCACACCGTGGTGCTGGCGACCGAAGTGCTGCACCACGCCGGCGTACCCCGTCCGAAGCTGCTCGAAGGCAGCGGCATCGGCGAGGCGGACCTGCTGACACCGGAGAAGCTCATCACCCATGCCCAGGAGCTGCGTGTCTTCGCCAACGCGCTGAACTGCCAGCACGATCCGGCGCTGGGTCTCTACCTGGGGCTGCGCATGCACGTTTCCGCCTATGGGATTCTCGGCTACAGCATGCTCGCCAGCCGCACCCTGCGCGACGCGCTGCAACTGGCGCTGTCCTTCCCCGAGCTGCTCGGCACCTACTTCCGCCTGGCGCTGGTGCCACAGGACGACGAAGTGCGCCTGACCGCCGACGGCTACCGCTACGCACCGGAGCTGACGGTGTTCAACACCGAGCTGTGCCTGACGTCGTTGCTGACAGTGATCCGTGACCTGCTCGGCGAGTCGGTGCGACCGCGCCGCCTGATGCTGGCCTATCGTCCGCCGCTGCATGCGGAGACCTACACCGAGCGCCTCGGCTGCCCGGTGGATTTCGGCGCGCCGACCAGCGCGCTCTGTTTCAGCCCGGCCCTGCTCGATCGTCCGCTGCCGCTGGCCGACCCGGTCAGCTGCCACAACGGCGTGCAGCAATGCCTGCGCATGAGCGCGATGCTCAGCAGCCGCGGCAATGTGATCGACCAGATGCGCCAGCACCTGGCAAGCCACCTGCAGGACACCGCCAGCCTCGACTCCGTGGCGCGTCACCTGCATCGCTCCACGCGTACCCTGCGTCGGCATCTGCAGCAGCAGAACACCAGTTATCAACAGGTGCTGGATGAAGTGCGCTTCGACCGTGCGCGGCAATTGCTCAAGGACACCGACCTGCCGATCTACCTGATCGCCGAGCAGTTGGGCTATAGCGAGACGGCGAGCTTCCGCCATGCCTTCCAGCGCTGGAGCGGGGCGAGTCCGAGTTTGTATCGGGGGTGAGGCGCAGGCCGATGGCACCCTCACCCTAACCCTCTCCCTGAAGGGAGAGGGGACCGCCCGTGCAGACGGATACCACGGCACTCCTAAACCGCACAGATACAGCTATCGGCCTACTCCACCATTCGACGCCGCGCCGAACGGTCCCCTCTCCCACTGGGAGAGGGTTAGGGTGAGGGCCGACCAGCGCGCCGAGATATCCCGAATCGACATCCCGCTGACGCCCGAAATCCAGCATTGCAGAGCGCATTTTCAACTTGGCCTGATTTATCCCTTATTGGCCTGATCTATCGTTCTGCGCATCCCGGCGCTTGGTCATTATCAATCCGCAGCTAGGTGAAACGGTCCTAGAAACCGTAAAACCTCAACAATAACAACTGCTTAACTGCATGGTACCAGCATGACCAGCGCGATCACCATCGAGCGGATATGCATGGAGTTCGGTACACCCGGACAAGGCCTCAAGGCCCTGGACGACGTGTCACTGGAAATCCGCGCCAACGAATTCTTCACCCTCCTCGGCCCCTCGGGCTGCGGCAAGACCACCTTGCTGCGACTGATCGCCGGCTTCGAACAACCCTCCTCCGGCAGCATTCGCCTCTACGGCGACCCGATGGAAGGCCTTCCGCCCTTCCGCCGCCCGGTCAATACCGTCTTCCAGAGCTACGCCCTGTTCCCCCACATGACCGTGGCGGAGAACATCGCCTTCGGCCTGGAAATGCAGGGCAAGCAGCGCAGCGACATCGACGCCACCGTGCAGAAGATGCTCGACCTGGTGCGCCTGCCCGACGTCGGCAAACGCCGCGCCGACCAGCTCTCCGGCGGCCAGCAACAACGCATCGCCCTGGCCCGCGCCCTGGCCAGCCGGCCCAAGGTGCTGCTGCTCGACGAATCGCTTTCCGCGCTGGACCTCAAGCTGCGCAAGGAAATGCAGATCGAGCTCAAGCGCCTGCAGCACGAGACCGGCATCACCTTCATCTTCGTCACCCACGACCAGGAAGAAGCCCTGACCATGTCCGACCGCATCGCGGTGATGAGTCGCGGCAAGGTCATGCAGATCGGCACGCCCACCGAGATCTACGAGGCGCCGGTCAACCGCCTGGTGGCCGACTTCATCGGCGAGACCAATTTCCTCGAAGGCGAATCCAGCGGCGACAGCGTGCGCCTGGCCGACGGCCAGCTGCTCCCGGCCGCCACCACCCTGCCCGGCAAGGTAACCCTGGCGATCCGCCCGGAGCGCACCGAGCTGGCGCAGGACGGCCAGCTCGAAGGCGTGGTGGAGAACATCGTCTACGTCGGCACCGACACCGTGTACCACCTCAATGTCGCCGGTCAGGGCGGCTTCCGCGTGCGTCAGCAGAAC includes these proteins:
- a CDS encoding autotransporter domain-containing protein — encoded protein: MFKPLAVAVSLGCAALATDANAYEYGDYAGDTLDTLINDYPGRYRGTASFAGATALMQSRLGFGYQTQVQNFTWAGNRSSQNVIASAPGSSGQYVVLGAHYDTYFGRPTLQGLDDNGSGAAVLTEIARNLGGIELENGLEVVGFGAEEEGLRGSRAYVASLSDEQRSNLLGMINLDSLITGDKMYAHAGANSVDNPALGAYRDQLLRIAQELKIPLFTNPGLNEEYTAGTGCCSDGESFEGLNVPVLFIEATNWELGDLDGYQQTDNPAIPGGATWHNPALDNEQVLTGAFGQERIDQRLRDFSRLLTRLVLELTNADLLASTASGGAMARQMEDQLQRQHLALTRLHDRRWLTLLGSSRPVGSFDGAVGVEGETTPESGFDMPGDPRSHRAGVNLLGDYRASEAVTVGGSLSFQRSRDNLDHSARLEAETWQLGLYGLLNDGGPAWLGGELSAGYADFDSKRAVYLKAKNGPVLLDQRIDGDTNAWFWGARVDGGYDFDLAGIKTGPQGGLDYVHYKIDDFDEDDDLRTALGYEKQDYDSLEASLGWGLRGELPLGNRMAVQPYASVRWVKELADGRLDDIALTALGDGRTRVADLGDVDKDFGRAQVGALLAVTEQLGVFAEANSRFAHSEGSQASYSLGVQWQF
- a CDS encoding SdiA-regulated domain-containing protein; translated protein: MRRLLKPRRLFLLLALLALALLLALGQSFRVYERAWFKYNEWRHAALWQDKSIWLPDYRVVLEAQPIEGLEENVSALTYDPDRQTLFTVTNKQNELVELSLEGKVLRKIELHGFGDTEAIEYISRNVYVISDETHQRLIRVELHDDTTELHVEDAQQLALALGRGGNSGFEGLAYDSVGKRLFVAKERKPVHIYEVRGFPYEQSEQPIAVHVVEDLKHNRNLFVRDLSSLQYDERSGHLLALSDESRLVLELSADGEPISSLSLLRGMQGLRRSVPQAEGIAMDDQGTLYLVSEPNLFYVFKKREAH
- a CDS encoding AraC family transcriptional regulator yields the protein MAQHLLPEQRQQATLHTVVLATEVLHHAGVPRPKLLEGSGIGEADLLTPEKLITHAQELRVFANALNCQHDPALGLYLGLRMHVSAYGILGYSMLASRTLRDALQLALSFPELLGTYFRLALVPQDDEVRLTADGYRYAPELTVFNTELCLTSLLTVIRDLLGESVRPRRLMLAYRPPLHAETYTERLGCPVDFGAPTSALCFSPALLDRPLPLADPVSCHNGVQQCLRMSAMLSSRGNVIDQMRQHLASHLQDTASLDSVARHLHRSTRTLRRHLQQQNTSYQQVLDEVRFDRARQLLKDTDLPIYLIAEQLGYSETASFRHAFQRWSGASPSLYRG
- a CDS encoding ABC transporter ATP-binding protein, giving the protein MTSAITIERICMEFGTPGQGLKALDDVSLEIRANEFFTLLGPSGCGKTTLLRLIAGFEQPSSGSIRLYGDPMEGLPPFRRPVNTVFQSYALFPHMTVAENIAFGLEMQGKQRSDIDATVQKMLDLVRLPDVGKRRADQLSGGQQQRIALARALASRPKVLLLDESLSALDLKLRKEMQIELKRLQHETGITFIFVTHDQEEALTMSDRIAVMSRGKVMQIGTPTEIYEAPVNRLVADFIGETNFLEGESSGDSVRLADGQLLPAATTLPGKVTLAIRPERTELAQDGQLEGVVENIVYVGTDTVYHLNVAGQGGFRVRQQNRDGALSTHAPGARVRVRIPATAIRVLAE